One part of the Mariniblastus fucicola genome encodes these proteins:
- a CDS encoding SDR family NAD(P)-dependent oxidoreductase, translating into MEQWKDKVVVVTGGSAGFGKAIVDAFAAAGATVVSISRSPDEHGGNGERGNVFSVQADVTDDESVAAAVSQIIQQHERIDVWINNVGQSIRVAFEAATMEQYRQLMEINFYTAVRCSLAVLPHLEKSSGSIVQIGTLAARTGWKNIAPYVTSKHALSGFAHQLRIESPDNVHSLFVCPGPIRRDDAATRYKAQSNGLGDAASTPGAGVKISGLDPEWLARRIVTSIEKRQPELVVPAKARLLFSILQLSPRLGDWLLRKFAS; encoded by the coding sequence ATGGAACAATGGAAAGACAAAGTCGTCGTCGTCACAGGCGGTTCTGCCGGCTTCGGCAAGGCCATCGTGGATGCGTTCGCGGCGGCCGGAGCCACGGTCGTCAGCATTTCGCGTTCGCCCGATGAGCACGGCGGCAATGGTGAGCGTGGCAATGTGTTTTCTGTGCAAGCCGACGTTACCGATGACGAATCCGTTGCCGCTGCCGTCAGCCAAATCATTCAGCAGCATGAGCGGATCGATGTCTGGATCAACAACGTGGGGCAGTCGATTCGAGTCGCATTCGAAGCCGCGACGATGGAGCAATATCGACAGCTCATGGAGATCAATTTCTACACCGCCGTTCGATGCAGCCTGGCGGTGCTTCCGCATTTGGAGAAATCCTCCGGCTCGATTGTCCAAATAGGAACGCTTGCAGCGCGAACTGGCTGGAAGAACATCGCTCCGTACGTCACCAGCAAACATGCGCTTTCGGGTTTCGCTCACCAGCTCAGAATCGAAAGCCCTGACAACGTGCACTCTCTGTTCGTCTGTCCCGGACCAATTCGCCGCGACGATGCAGCGACTCGATATAAAGCACAATCCAACGGTCTCGGTGACGCTGCATCCACGCCAGGGGCCGGCGTAAAGATCTCTGGGCTGGATCCGGAATGGCTGGCTCGGCGAATCGTCACTTCGATAGAAAAACGACAGCCCGAATTGGTCGTGCCGGCCAAAGCTCGCCTTCTGTTCTCGATTCTGCAGCTCAGTCCGCGGCTGGGAGATTGGCTGCTGCGAAAGTTCGCCTCGTAG
- a CDS encoding RDD family protein — protein sequence MSENPFSTPPVGPQASNVPVADSLIQNASQGKRFLNYLIDRIALFGISYVAGLALASVYLAGRATITEQEASTLTLLSYLVGWSIVFLFYAFLESTTGRTLGKLVTGTKVVSEHGGSASIGQILGRTACRFIPFEPLSFFFGGDTNFPTGWHDRISGTRVVSAK from the coding sequence GTGTCTGAAAACCCCTTCTCAACTCCACCTGTTGGTCCTCAAGCTTCCAATGTTCCAGTAGCAGACTCTCTCATCCAAAATGCTTCACAAGGCAAACGGTTTCTTAACTATTTGATCGATCGCATCGCGCTCTTCGGTATCTCGTATGTGGCTGGATTGGCTCTCGCCAGCGTGTATTTGGCCGGTCGGGCAACGATCACGGAGCAGGAAGCGTCTACGTTGACATTGCTGTCTTACCTCGTTGGTTGGTCGATCGTGTTTTTGTTCTACGCTTTCTTGGAGAGTACAACAGGTCGCACTTTGGGAAAATTGGTGACAGGAACAAAGGTCGTTTCCGAACACGGTGGATCAGCCTCGATTGGCCAAATTCTGGGACGAACTGCTTGTCGATTCATTCCCTTTGAGCCACTCTCGTTCTTTTTCGGTGGAGACACCAATTTCCCGACTGGTTGGCACGATCGAATCAGCGGTACGAGAGTCGTGAGCGCCAAATGA
- the xylA gene encoding xylose isomerase — MGAFSDIPKIKYEGPDTDNPFAFRWYNPEEMVEGKSMKDHLRFSVVYWHTFRANGSDPFGMPTLDRPWDDGSESVENAVNRVRVAFEFMEKLDVPYYAFHDRDVAPEGQSLAESHSNLDTVVDALEEEQQRTGIKLLWGTANMFTNPRFMHGASTSCNADVFAYSAAQVKKAMEVTKRLGGENYVFWGGREGYMNLYNTDMKREIDHLGQFLNMAVDYADKIGFDGTFLIEPKPKEPTKHQYDSDAAACINFLRAYGLMDRFKLNIETNHATLAGHTMMHELDYAGAQDCLGSIDANTGDLLLGWDTDQFPTDLYLTAQSMLIILKYGGLGSGGVNFDAKVRRESIDSEDLFHAHIGGMDAFARGLKIAAAIRAEGGLGDFVKQRYSSWDSGIGAEIEAGNHDFSSLSDYMLEKGESDPNTSGRQEFLENHINRFI; from the coding sequence ATGGGCGCTTTTTCCGATATCCCAAAGATCAAGTACGAAGGTCCCGATACCGACAATCCATTTGCCTTCCGTTGGTACAACCCGGAAGAGATGGTTGAAGGTAAATCGATGAAGGACCATCTTCGGTTTAGCGTCGTTTATTGGCACACCTTCCGCGCCAACGGCAGCGATCCATTTGGCATGCCGACGCTGGATCGCCCCTGGGATGACGGTTCGGAGTCAGTCGAAAATGCGGTCAATCGTGTTCGCGTCGCGTTTGAGTTCATGGAAAAGCTGGACGTGCCGTACTACGCGTTCCATGATCGCGATGTCGCTCCCGAAGGCCAATCGCTGGCTGAGTCGCATTCAAATCTTGACACCGTGGTCGACGCTCTGGAAGAAGAACAGCAGCGGACCGGCATCAAGCTGCTTTGGGGCACGGCGAACATGTTCACCAATCCGCGCTTCATGCACGGAGCCTCAACCAGCTGCAACGCGGACGTGTTTGCGTACTCCGCAGCTCAGGTCAAAAAAGCGATGGAAGTCACCAAGCGTCTTGGTGGCGAGAACTACGTTTTCTGGGGTGGCCGCGAAGGCTATATGAATCTGTACAACACAGACATGAAGCGGGAGATCGATCACCTCGGTCAGTTCCTCAACATGGCGGTGGACTACGCGGACAAAATTGGTTTCGACGGAACGTTCCTGATCGAGCCGAAACCCAAAGAGCCGACGAAGCATCAGTACGACAGCGATGCTGCGGCGTGCATCAACTTCCTGCGAGCCTATGGTTTGATGGATCGTTTCAAGCTGAACATCGAAACGAATCACGCGACCCTCGCCGGCCACACGATGATGCACGAACTGGACTACGCGGGAGCCCAGGATTGCCTTGGTTCGATTGATGCGAACACGGGCGACCTGTTGCTTGGTTGGGATACCGATCAGTTCCCAACGGACTTGTACCTGACCGCTCAGTCGATGCTGATCATCCTGAAGTACGGTGGTCTCGGCAGCGGCGGAGTCAACTTCGACGCCAAAGTTCGTCGCGAAAGTATCGACTCTGAGGATCTCTTTCACGCGCACATCGGCGGCATGGATGCGTTTGCTCGCGGATTGAAAATCGCAGCGGCAATTCGTGCCGAAGGCGGATTGGGCGACTTTGTAAAACAGCGTTACAGTTCTTGGGATTCCGGTATCGGTGCCGAGATCGAAGCGGGGAATCACGACTTCAGTTCGCTCTCTGACTACATGCTTGAAAAAGGCGAATCGGATCCGAATACCAGTGGTCGCCAGGAGTTCCTCGAGAACCACATCAACCGGTTTATCTAG
- the arsS gene encoding arsenosugar biosynthesis radical SAM (seleno)protein ArsS (Some members of this family are selenoproteins.) yields the protein MNLPVLSLKRRGSELAAAANQVEILSSGDLVRFDEMLKQHELSTLIADQIEILQVNVGKLCNMTCQHCHVDAGPDRKVENMDRATVDACLKAIAASDISTLDLTGGAPEMNPHFKYFVSEARKLGCHVIDRCNLTILLANGFTDMPQFLADNEVEIVASLPCYLEENADSQRGDGSFQKSIKALQILNELGYGKPDSKLSLTLVYNPVGASLPPSQESLEQAYREQLQQRYGIEFTRLFTITNMPISRYLDHLLESNQYDDYMQKLIEAFNPAAALGVMCRQTLSVSWEGRLYDCDFNQMLELGVESSSPATIDQFDATTLNGRKIVTGRHCFGCTAGAGSGCQGAIS from the coding sequence GTGAACCTGCCTGTCCTATCTCTCAAACGCCGTGGCTCGGAATTGGCTGCTGCCGCCAACCAGGTCGAGATCCTCTCCAGCGGCGATTTGGTCCGTTTCGATGAAATGCTCAAACAGCACGAATTGTCGACGCTGATCGCCGATCAAATCGAGATCCTTCAAGTCAACGTTGGCAAGCTTTGCAACATGACGTGTCAGCACTGTCACGTTGACGCCGGACCGGATCGTAAAGTCGAAAACATGGATCGCGCGACGGTTGATGCCTGTCTGAAGGCGATCGCGGCGAGCGACATCTCGACGCTGGATCTAACCGGCGGTGCGCCGGAGATGAACCCGCACTTCAAGTACTTCGTTTCCGAGGCCCGGAAGCTGGGCTGTCACGTGATCGACCGCTGCAACCTGACGATTCTGCTGGCGAATGGTTTTACCGACATGCCGCAGTTCCTGGCGGACAATGAAGTCGAAATCGTGGCGTCACTGCCGTGCTATCTGGAAGAGAACGCGGACTCGCAACGCGGCGACGGTTCGTTTCAAAAATCGATCAAGGCGCTTCAGATTCTCAACGAACTTGGATACGGAAAACCAGACAGCAAACTGAGCCTGACGCTGGTTTACAATCCGGTTGGGGCCAGCTTGCCGCCGTCACAGGAATCACTCGAACAGGCCTATCGCGAACAACTGCAACAGCGATACGGAATTGAGTTTACGCGACTGTTCACGATCACCAACATGCCGATCAGCCGCTACCTCGACCATCTGTTGGAGTCGAATCAGTATGACGATTACATGCAAAAACTGATCGAGGCCTTCAACCCTGCCGCGGCATTGGGCGTGATGTGCCGACAGACGCTAAGCGTTAGCTGGGAAGGCCGGCTGTACGATTGCGACTTCAACCAGATGCTGGAGCTAGGCGTCGAAAGTTCTTCACCGGCGACGATCGATCAGTTTGACGCAACGACGCTAAACGGTCGGAAAATCGTCACAGGAAGACATTGCTTTGGCTGCACCGCTGGCGCGGGATCTGGATGCCAGGGTGCGATCAGCTAG